In a single window of the Elaeis guineensis isolate ETL-2024a chromosome 4, EG11, whole genome shotgun sequence genome:
- the LOC105043297 gene encoding homeobox protein BEL1 homolog: MAHRQQEKPGTQISPAFGYVDFSSTSNSNIQSFESNQELYSLQAGMEMLGRGFIPKAGGLICPSSNENLMVTPAETAATTTTMNSWQHPNRMLVEDSSLRCLFPNGSNQQPIRGLSLSLCNPEPSESIAGMEQPILQQHLPTNSRDELFPKSTDLLQDRRFFQQFYQQPRQIKSFKFLIPARELLNEFCSLGGADNSSKQKSCKANQWEEGGSSSGASRNQSLYSSDVLELKKRKAKLLSMLEEVDRRYKKYCEQMRAVVSSFEAVAGEGAATVYSMLASKAMSKHFRCLKDGIVGQIQATKKAMGEKDPVAPGTTRGETPRLKLLDQCLRQQKAFQQVGTMESCPWRPQRGLPECSVSILRAWLFEHFLHPYPSDVDKHILARQTGLSRSQVSNWFINARVRLWKPMVEEMYLEEIKEKDKQTAQEEEEEEEEEDNRPGEIHSNRNPNPNSSSLQLHVEDQKPAPGELLNYSDSLSSIVNSSHHRADGREPTNSKSSYHYPRQHHPVPIGAMVLDFTSYGECSNQNFGDGVSLTLGLQQHNEGGMSLSFSPASQHSLFFSRAQMEDCQPGQFSILDGETQNLPYRNLMGAQLLHDLAG; encoded by the exons ATGGCGCACCGCCAACAAGAGAAGCCAGGGACTCAAATCTCTCCAGCTTTCGGCTACGTCGATTTCTCTTCCACTAGCAACTCCAATATCCAGAGCTTCGAGTCCAACCAGGAGCTGTACAGCCTTCAGGCCGGGATGGAGATGCTGGGGAGAGGCTTCATCCCCAAGGCTGGAGGGTTAATCTGCCCATCATCCAACGAGAATCTTATGGTCACGCCGGCTGAGACTGCGGCGACAACGACGACGATGAATTCATGGCAGCATCCGAATCGGATGCTGGTTGAAGATTCCTCGCTGAGGTGCCTATTCCCGAATGGTTCGAACCAACAACCGATCCGGGGGCTGTCCCTGTCCCTGTGCAACCCCGAGCCCTCCGAGTCTATCGCCGGAATGGAACAGCCCATCCTTCAGCAGCACCTACCCACCAATTCAAGAGACGAATTGTTCCCAAAATCCACAGATTTACTTCAAGACAGGAGGTTTTTCCAACAATTCTATCAGCAACCACGACAGATAAAGAGCTTCAAGTTCTTGATTCCAGCTCGCGAACTGCTCAACGAGTTTTGTAGTCTAGGTGGGGCCGACAACTCCTCGAAGCAGAAGTCCTGTAAGGCAAACCAATGGGAGGAAGGAGGGTCTTCTTCCGGCGCTTCCCGTAATCAATCCCTCTACTCTTCTGACGTTCTTGAGCTAAAAAAGAGGAAGGCTAAGCTTTTGTCAATGCTAGAAGAG GTGGATAGGAGGTACAAGAAATATTGCGAGCAAATGAGGGCTGTTGTCTCGTCATTTGAGGCTGTGGCCGGGGAAGGGGCAGCTACGGTTTACTCGATGCTGGCATCAAAGGCCATGTCGAAGCACTTCCGCTGTCTCAAGGATGGGATAGTGGGTCAGATCCAGGCAACAAAGAAAGCTATGGGAGAGAAGGACCCGGTTGCACCAGGGACGACCAGAGGTGAGACCCCAAGGCTCAAGCTGCTCGACCAGTGCCTCCGACAGCAGAAAGCATTTCAGCAGGTCGGAACGATGGAGAGCTGTCCATGGCGGCCCCAGCGGGGCCTCCCGGAGTGCTCCGTCTCGATCCTTCGAGCATGGCTCTTCGAGCATTTTCTCCACCC GTACCCCAGCGACGTTGATAAGCATATATTAGCTCGGCAAACTGGACTCTCCAGAAGTCAG GTTTCTAACTGGTTCATAAACGCACGGGTTAGGCTATGGAAACCAATGGTGGAAGAAATGTACTTGGAAGAAATAAAGGAGAAAGACAAACAGACCGcccaagaggaggaggaggaggaggaggaggaggacaacCGGCCTGGCGAGATACATTCAaaccgaaaccctaaccctaattctaGCTCCCTGCAGCTGCATGTCGAGGACCAAAAGCCCGCACCAGGGGAGCTCCTCAACTATTCAGACTCCCTCTCCTCCATCGTCAACAGCAGCCACCACCGTGCTGACGGAAGGGAGCCCACAAACAGCAAGAGTTCCTACCACTACCCTCGGCAACACCACCCGGTCCCCATCGGCGCGATGGTCTTGGACTTCACATCCTATGGTGAGTGCAGCAACCAGAACTTTGGAGACGGTGTCTCGCTAACTCTGGGTTTGCAGCAGCACAATGAAGGGGGCATGAGCCTGTCGTTCTCGCCGGCCTCTCAGCACTCTCTGTTCTTCTCCAGAGCGCAGATGGAGGACTGCCAACCGGGTCAGTTCTCTATATTAGATGGGGAGACTCAGAACCTTCCCTATAGAAACCTGATGGGAGCTCAGCTGCTGCATGACTTGGCTGGGTAG